The proteins below come from a single Halobacillus salinarum genomic window:
- the fabI gene encoding enoyl-ACP reductase FabI encodes MNDLLKMKDKTIVIMGVANARSIAWGVAKSLHEAGANLIFTYRKERSMKKLEKLLDEHQIETGLVVQCDVNQDASIEEAFSQIGKKAGTIHGIVHSIAFAHAEDLKGDFINTSREGFAFAQDTSAYSLIAVAKAARPYMTEGGAIIAMSYLGAERVVGGYNVMGVAKASLEATVKYLASEVGVDNIRVNAISAGAIRTLAAKGVPSFNQILHEIEEKAPLRKNVTQEEVGDMSLAMLSHLSRGVTGEIVYVDSGYNILG; translated from the coding sequence ATGAACGATTTACTAAAAATGAAGGATAAAACAATTGTAATTATGGGTGTAGCCAATGCCCGGAGCATAGCGTGGGGTGTTGCCAAGTCTTTGCACGAAGCTGGAGCGAATCTAATTTTTACATATCGAAAAGAAAGATCGATGAAGAAGCTGGAAAAATTATTGGATGAACATCAAATAGAGACAGGCTTAGTAGTGCAATGTGATGTGAACCAAGATGCCAGCATCGAGGAAGCCTTCAGCCAGATCGGGAAAAAAGCAGGAACGATCCACGGCATTGTTCATTCGATAGCGTTTGCTCATGCTGAAGACTTGAAAGGAGATTTTATCAACACGTCAAGAGAAGGATTTGCTTTTGCACAGGATACGAGCGCTTACTCTCTTATTGCCGTAGCCAAAGCAGCAAGGCCTTATATGACAGAAGGCGGCGCCATTATTGCCATGAGTTATCTAGGAGCTGAACGAGTGGTCGGAGGCTACAACGTGATGGGCGTAGCAAAAGCTTCTCTAGAAGCAACGGTCAAATATTTGGCTAGTGAGGTTGGTGTGGATAACATTCGTGTTAATGCGATCTCGGCAGGTGCAATTCGTACCTTAGCAGCTAAAGGGGTCCCTTCTTTCAATCAGATCCTACATGAAATTGAAGAAAAAGCTCCGCTAAGAAAAAATGTTACTCAGGAAGAAGTGGGAGATATGAGCCTTGCTATGCTCAGCCATTTGTCCAGGGGAGTCACAGGGGAAATTGTTTATGTAGATTCTGGTTATAACATTCTCGGGTAG
- a CDS encoding GNAT family N-acetyltransferase — protein MNVILATDRLVLRQMSVSDAIHLLEIFSDPAAMKYYPSTKNRSETLQWIEWNQLNYQRYDAGLWIIEKKSSGAFIGQCGIVPQSIEGKTEFEIGYLFKRSYWGKGFASEAAMGCKYYGFNELLLPKLISLIDIKNNRSVKVAERIGMRLEKNVVKWEKMNHLYSVYNRDRG, from the coding sequence ATGAACGTGATTCTGGCTACTGATCGGCTCGTTCTTCGCCAAATGAGTGTATCTGATGCCATCCATTTACTTGAAATTTTCAGTGATCCTGCAGCTATGAAATATTATCCTTCTACGAAAAACAGAAGTGAGACTCTCCAGTGGATCGAATGGAACCAATTGAATTATCAAAGGTATGATGCTGGCCTATGGATAATTGAGAAAAAATCCTCAGGGGCTTTTATTGGTCAGTGTGGCATTGTTCCGCAGAGCATAGAGGGAAAAACTGAATTTGAAATTGGTTATTTGTTTAAACGATCTTATTGGGGAAAAGGATTTGCTTCAGAAGCAGCGATGGGTTGTAAATACTATGGTTTTAATGAACTGTTATTGCCCAAGCTCATTTCCTTGATTGACATAAAAAATAATCGATCTGTTAAAGTTGCTGAGAGAATAGGCATGCGTTTAGAAAAGAATGTAGTCAAGTGGGAAAAAATGAACCACCTTTATTCTGTGTATAATAGGGACAGAGGTTGA
- a CDS encoding glutamate-5-semialdehyde dehydrogenase, which translates to MTQIKSNVNVEQQAIEAKKAAKKLLTLSEAEKNEALHHLADVLEREYETILAANEKDLKNGRDQGFTEAFMDRLSLSKERVHDFANGLREVSELNDPTGNVLSDWTLDNGLQVQKVTVPLGVIGMIYEARPNVTVDATGLALKSGNAIILKGGSSAINSNQAIVEVMHKALEETKLPKEAVQFIASTDREATNQLFTMKEHVDVLIPRGGGKLIQAVVENATVPVLETGVGNCHIYVDKSADVEKAISIMINAKTDRPAVCNAAETLIVHKDWLEQHAAVLNEAFKQENIQVHADEHARSVIENALPAGHEDWANEYLSTDIAVKTVEDIADAIAHIETYGTKHSEAIVTEDDEAAETFMKLVDAAALYHNASTRFTDGGALGFGAEIGISTQKLHARGPMGLPALTTIKFLMKGNGQIR; encoded by the coding sequence ATGACACAAATTAAAAGTAATGTAAACGTTGAGCAGCAAGCGATTGAAGCAAAAAAAGCAGCCAAAAAGCTGCTAACCCTTTCTGAAGCAGAAAAGAATGAAGCTTTACATCACTTGGCTGACGTTTTAGAGCGTGAATATGAAACCATCCTCGCTGCCAATGAAAAAGATTTGAAAAATGGCAGAGACCAGGGGTTCACGGAAGCGTTCATGGATCGGTTGTCCTTATCTAAAGAACGAGTTCATGATTTCGCCAATGGCTTGCGCGAGGTTTCTGAACTAAATGACCCGACTGGAAACGTACTTTCAGACTGGACCTTGGATAATGGTCTGCAAGTTCAGAAGGTGACCGTCCCGCTTGGGGTCATTGGAATGATTTATGAAGCAAGACCTAACGTAACGGTTGATGCGACTGGCCTTGCCCTGAAATCCGGAAATGCGATTATTCTAAAAGGTGGTTCTTCTGCGATCAACTCCAACCAAGCCATCGTAGAAGTGATGCACAAAGCTCTTGAAGAAACAAAGCTGCCAAAAGAGGCTGTACAGTTCATAGCTTCTACAGATCGTGAGGCAACGAATCAATTGTTTACGATGAAAGAACATGTGGATGTTCTCATCCCTCGTGGAGGAGGTAAGCTGATTCAAGCCGTTGTAGAAAATGCGACTGTACCTGTCTTGGAAACAGGGGTAGGTAACTGCCATATTTATGTTGATAAATCAGCGGATGTAGAAAAAGCGATCTCGATCATGATTAATGCGAAAACCGATCGCCCTGCTGTCTGTAATGCGGCAGAAACGCTGATCGTTCATAAAGACTGGCTTGAACAGCATGCGGCTGTTTTGAACGAAGCATTTAAGCAGGAAAACATTCAAGTACACGCAGATGAACATGCTCGCAGTGTCATTGAGAACGCGCTTCCTGCCGGCCATGAAGACTGGGCGAATGAATATTTAAGTACCGATATCGCTGTAAAAACTGTTGAAGATATTGCAGATGCTATTGCCCATATTGAAACCTATGGAACAAAGCATTCTGAAGCTATTGTCACCGAAGACGACGAGGCTGCTGAAACCTTTATGAAGCTTGTAGATGCGGCTGCCCTTTATCATAATGCATCTACCCGTTTTACGGACGGCGGAGCATTAGGTTTTGGTGCTGAGATCGGTATTTCTACGCAGAAACTTCATGCCCGTGGACCGATGGGGCTTCCTGCCCTAACAACTATAAAGTTCCTTATGAAAGGGAACGGACAAATCAGGTAA
- the proB gene encoding glutamate 5-kinase → MTKQKQRVVIKIGSSSLTSAQGEISRRKLEKLVDEVVRLKDDGHEVLLVSSGAVAAGYRKLGCLTRPSTLPEKQAAASIGQGLLMESYSDLFLSHGYIGSQILITRSDFSDENRYNNARNTINVLLERGIIPIINENDTITIDRLKFGDNDTLSAKVAGLVDADKLIILSDIEGLYDADPRKNQDAKLLDKVYDITPEIEAAAGDPGSSVGTGGMKSKIDAFKIAMASGINSFLGKAGTPNVVYDAVYHNATGTYFETKPEHENLDQKKQWIAFNSGPEGEVIIDHRAKESIVEMKKSLLPMHVHHVNGRFKSGAVVRIHDLDGEEIGLGVVNYSSEKLKEMISLTEPELESYAKAAIERKDFVCHLEVSMPVGV, encoded by the coding sequence TTGACTAAACAAAAACAACGTGTCGTAATAAAAATAGGAAGCAGTTCTTTAACAAGCGCACAGGGCGAAATCAGCAGAAGAAAATTAGAAAAGCTTGTAGATGAGGTCGTACGATTGAAAGATGACGGACACGAAGTCTTACTCGTTTCCTCTGGAGCGGTAGCAGCGGGTTATCGTAAACTTGGCTGCCTGACACGCCCAAGCACTTTACCGGAAAAACAAGCGGCGGCGTCCATTGGGCAGGGACTGTTAATGGAATCTTATTCCGACCTGTTCCTTTCACATGGCTATATTGGCTCACAGATTTTAATCACTCGCAGTGACTTCTCTGATGAAAATCGTTATAACAATGCGCGGAATACGATCAACGTATTACTCGAACGTGGAATTATTCCTATTATTAACGAAAATGATACGATCACGATCGATCGTCTTAAATTTGGCGATAACGATACACTTTCAGCAAAAGTAGCGGGTCTGGTAGATGCTGACAAACTCATCATCCTATCCGATATTGAAGGTTTATATGATGCAGACCCACGTAAAAATCAAGATGCTAAGCTGCTCGATAAAGTTTATGACATCACCCCGGAAATCGAAGCGGCAGCTGGTGATCCAGGCAGTTCCGTGGGTACGGGCGGCATGAAGTCCAAGATTGATGCTTTTAAAATTGCGATGGCTTCTGGTATCAATTCCTTTCTTGGTAAAGCAGGAACACCAAATGTCGTGTATGATGCGGTTTATCACAATGCAACAGGCACTTATTTTGAAACGAAGCCTGAACACGAAAATTTAGATCAGAAAAAACAGTGGATTGCGTTTAACTCTGGTCCAGAAGGTGAAGTGATTATTGATCACCGTGCAAAAGAAAGCATTGTCGAAATGAAGAAAAGCCTTCTTCCTATGCACGTTCACCATGTAAACGGTCGTTTTAAGTCTGGAGCCGTCGTACGAATCCATGATTTAGATGGAGAAGAAATTGGACTTGGAGTCGTTAACTATTCGTCTGAGAAACTAAAAGAAATGATCAGCCTGACAGAACCTGAACTCGAGTCTTATGCAAAAGCTGCAATTGAACGAAAAGACTTTGTTTGTCATTTAGAAGTTTCCATGCCCGTTGGTGTTTAA
- the proC gene encoding pyrroline-5-carboxylate reductase, whose translation MIKQTIAFLGAGSMAEAMISGMVESGKIPKEQIIVTNRSNQDRLNEIHDKYGVRTVLKDELNYAEVDQFILAMKPKDIEAVLEDIKEKIQPDQVLASVLAGISTSYMEERLNENQQVIRVMPNTSSMLRESATAVCPGKYAAMDNVVVAKELLEAIGQVFIIEEDKMDVFTGIAGSGPAYFYYLMEHIEETGSAEGMDRETLREIGAQTLLGAAKMILEREESPSELRENVTSPNGTTAAGLDALNRNGGGAAISEAIKGAASRSKELSKELEGLLVGSK comes from the coding sequence ATGATCAAACAAACGATTGCTTTTCTTGGTGCAGGTTCAATGGCCGAAGCGATGATTTCTGGTATGGTAGAATCCGGTAAGATTCCAAAGGAGCAAATCATTGTTACAAATAGAAGTAATCAGGATCGTTTAAATGAGATTCACGATAAATATGGAGTAAGAACAGTTTTGAAGGACGAATTGAATTACGCTGAAGTGGATCAGTTCATTTTAGCTATGAAACCAAAAGATATCGAAGCAGTGCTTGAGGATATTAAGGAAAAGATTCAACCGGATCAAGTACTGGCCTCTGTACTTGCAGGAATTTCAACTTCTTATATGGAAGAACGGCTGAACGAAAACCAGCAAGTGATCCGTGTTATGCCTAATACGTCCAGTATGCTGCGGGAATCAGCTACGGCAGTATGCCCGGGGAAATACGCAGCCATGGATAATGTCGTCGTCGCCAAAGAATTACTTGAAGCGATTGGCCAAGTCTTTATCATTGAAGAAGATAAGATGGACGTCTTTACCGGCATTGCAGGAAGTGGTCCGGCTTACTTCTATTATTTAATGGAGCACATTGAAGAAACGGGCAGTGCAGAAGGAATGGATCGTGAAACACTCCGTGAAATTGGTGCTCAAACGTTACTTGGAGCAGCAAAAATGATATTAGAGCGTGAAGAAAGCCCTTCTGAACTTCGTGAAAATGTGACTTCCCCAAATGGAACTACAGCAGCCGGACTTGATGCTTTAAATAGAAATGGCGGAGGGGCAGCAATTTCTGAGGCAATAAAAGGTGCGGCCAGCCGTTCTAAGGAATTAAGTAAAGAACTAGAAGGATTATTAGTAGGATCGAAGTAA
- a CDS encoding thioredoxin family protein — MEKPTSSQEAQTRIQTERLILVFVSQPGCSVCQGLLPQVETVLEEFPLIPSMYIDATELPEAAGQLSVFTAPAVLVFADGKEWFRKARFVPIEELKAQLTKVNQLVNE; from the coding sequence ATGGAAAAACCAACGTCCAGCCAAGAGGCTCAGACACGTATTCAAACAGAAAGGCTGATTTTAGTCTTTGTTTCACAGCCAGGTTGTTCGGTTTGTCAAGGACTCCTTCCACAAGTGGAAACTGTACTAGAAGAATTCCCTCTTATTCCATCGATGTATATCGATGCAACGGAACTACCTGAGGCAGCCGGCCAATTGTCAGTCTTCACAGCCCCTGCCGTGCTGGTGTTCGCAGATGGGAAAGAATGGTTCAGAAAAGCACGGTTTGTACCTATCGAAGAGTTAAAAGCTCAGCTAACAAAAGTAAATCAACTCGTAAATGAGTAA
- the argS gene encoding arginine--tRNA ligase, with product MEKHYIALQLSNLLGEPFSREWVFEQLEFPKQDDLGDVAFPCFQLAKVFKKSPAAIAEDLASQIDHEILQEVRPSGNYLNFFLNQEFISEHTFKQMLSKQKNYGSHSFGKGKTVVLDMSAPNIAKPFSMGHLRSTVIGNALANLAEKCGYKSVKINYIGDYGTQFGKLLAAYKLWGNEEKIRQDPIPELTKIYVKFHEQAQQDPQLVEKGREWFKKLEDQEEEAVSLWKWFKEVSLAEFNHIYNLLGISFDLTRGEAYYNDKMETVVHQLSRSQLLEESEGAKVVQLDEFGLPPCLIRKSNGTSIYATRDLTAAIDRYESYAFNEALYVVGNEQSLHFQQIKHVLEKLKFPWAENIKHISFGMMLQNGKKMSTRKGKTVLLQEVLEKAVEQAKINITKKNPHLTHKAETARKVGVGAVIFHDLKQHRRNDVEFSLEDMLTFEGNTAPYLQYAYARSCSLLKRGTFDIACADTSLNEQEAWPLIKQLRHFPEVIRQAYHDYDPSKVAKYLLDTAKQFNKYYSEVKIIGSSQESKRLTLVYCFSIIIEEGLSLLGIEAPAEM from the coding sequence ATGGAAAAACATTACATTGCTTTGCAATTATCAAATCTGCTGGGAGAACCATTCAGCCGCGAATGGGTGTTTGAACAATTAGAGTTTCCAAAACAGGACGATTTAGGTGATGTTGCCTTTCCCTGCTTCCAGCTTGCAAAAGTTTTTAAAAAATCCCCTGCTGCCATTGCAGAGGATCTCGCTTCCCAAATCGATCATGAAATCCTTCAGGAAGTACGCCCGTCAGGGAACTATCTTAACTTCTTTCTCAACCAGGAGTTTATAAGTGAGCACACCTTCAAGCAAATGCTATCAAAGCAAAAGAATTATGGAAGCCACTCCTTTGGAAAAGGTAAAACTGTCGTATTAGATATGTCTGCTCCCAACATTGCCAAGCCTTTTTCCATGGGACATCTGCGTTCTACTGTGATTGGCAATGCTTTAGCTAATCTTGCAGAAAAATGCGGATATAAAAGTGTAAAAATCAATTACATTGGAGATTATGGCACCCAGTTCGGCAAACTGCTGGCGGCTTATAAGCTATGGGGAAATGAAGAAAAAATCCGTCAAGACCCCATTCCTGAATTAACAAAAATTTACGTAAAGTTTCATGAGCAGGCACAACAAGATCCCCAGCTTGTTGAAAAAGGAAGAGAATGGTTTAAAAAGCTGGAGGACCAGGAAGAAGAAGCCGTTTCACTCTGGAAATGGTTTAAGGAAGTTTCATTAGCCGAATTTAATCATATCTATAATCTTCTTGGAATCTCCTTTGACCTTACCCGCGGGGAAGCCTATTATAACGATAAAATGGAGACCGTCGTTCATCAGTTGAGCCGTTCTCAACTGCTGGAAGAGTCTGAGGGAGCAAAGGTCGTTCAGCTGGATGAATTTGGGCTCCCCCCTTGTCTGATCCGCAAAAGTAATGGAACCTCCATTTATGCCACACGTGATCTGACTGCGGCTATTGATCGTTACGAGAGCTATGCTTTTAACGAAGCACTTTACGTAGTAGGAAATGAACAATCGCTTCATTTCCAACAAATCAAGCACGTTCTGGAAAAATTGAAGTTCCCCTGGGCGGAAAATATTAAGCACATTTCTTTTGGAATGATGCTTCAAAATGGGAAGAAAATGTCCACTCGTAAGGGAAAAACGGTGCTTTTACAGGAAGTTTTAGAAAAGGCGGTCGAGCAGGCAAAAATAAATATTACGAAGAAAAATCCTCACTTGACTCATAAAGCGGAGACCGCTAGAAAGGTTGGGGTCGGAGCGGTCATATTTCACGATTTAAAGCAGCATCGAAGAAATGATGTCGAGTTCTCCTTGGAGGATATGCTCACTTTTGAAGGGAATACAGCCCCTTATCTTCAGTACGCTTACGCCCGCAGCTGCTCCCTTCTTAAGCGCGGAACTTTTGACATTGCTTGTGCAGACACATCACTAAATGAACAGGAAGCTTGGCCGCTCATTAAACAGCTCCGCCATTTCCCAGAGGTCATTAGACAGGCTTATCATGACTACGACCCTTCTAAAGTTGCCAAGTACCTCCTTGATACGGCCAAGCAATTTAACAAATACTACTCTGAAGTAAAAATTATTGGAAGCTCACAAGAATCAAAACGGCTGACGTTGGTGTACTGCTTTTCTATTATAATAGAAGAAGGTTTGTCGCTCCTTGGAATCGAAGCACCAGCCGAAATGTAG
- a CDS encoding MDR family MFS transporter produces MNENESGKTYEFLADDPNFSVMPVMISLIIGAFFAILNETLLNIALTTLMDQFHVSAPVVQWMATGFMLVMGVLIPVSALLIQTFTTRQMFLGTMTIFTIGTVVCALSPNFSILLIGRLLQAVGTGLLIPIIFNTFLLLFPPERRGSVMGMIGLVIMFAPAIGPTLSGIIVEHLGWRYLFITVIPFAVFSILFAFKFLANVGEVTKPKADIYSIILSTIGFGGVVLGFSFAGEGDAGFLEPKVYSLIVTGLICLILFTLRQLRLQEPLLDVRVFKYPMFTLSVVIFIIIMMSMFSSEIILPMFMQGPLALTAATAGLVLLPGSLLNGLFSPVMGKLFDKFGPRKLIIPAMAILMVTLFTLSRVGIDTSLWQIIICYIFLMLSISAIMMPAQTNGLNQLPKQLYPHGTAIMNTLQPVAGAIGVSVFISLMTAKQDHYLANAENPDSPQVLTQAFVSGVEFVYITAFGVAVLGFVVSLFIQKAVPSDIPSKKTH; encoded by the coding sequence ATGAACGAAAACGAATCAGGAAAGACGTATGAATTTTTAGCTGACGATCCTAATTTCAGCGTAATGCCAGTGATGATTTCATTAATTATCGGAGCGTTTTTTGCAATATTAAACGAAACACTCTTAAATATTGCACTTACTACTTTAATGGATCAATTCCACGTGTCAGCACCAGTAGTCCAGTGGATGGCCACGGGTTTTATGCTTGTAATGGGAGTGTTGATTCCTGTCTCTGCTCTATTAATTCAGACCTTTACAACACGGCAGATGTTTTTAGGAACGATGACTATTTTCACTATAGGAACCGTGGTCTGTGCTCTTTCACCTAACTTCAGCATCCTGCTTATTGGAAGGCTTTTGCAGGCGGTAGGAACAGGACTGTTAATTCCGATCATATTCAACACATTTTTACTTCTCTTCCCTCCTGAACGACGAGGATCAGTAATGGGGATGATTGGGCTAGTCATCATGTTTGCCCCTGCCATCGGTCCGACATTATCCGGGATTATTGTCGAGCATCTAGGGTGGCGTTATTTATTTATTACTGTCATACCCTTTGCGGTCTTTTCCATTTTGTTTGCTTTTAAATTTTTGGCAAATGTAGGCGAAGTCACGAAGCCGAAAGCGGATATTTATTCAATAATACTCTCAACGATTGGGTTTGGGGGCGTTGTACTTGGTTTCAGCTTTGCAGGAGAAGGAGATGCAGGCTTTCTTGAGCCTAAAGTATACAGTTTGATCGTAACAGGCTTGATTTGTTTAATCCTATTCACGCTCCGCCAGCTGCGCTTACAAGAACCACTTCTTGACGTACGCGTGTTTAAATACCCAATGTTTACTTTATCAGTGGTGATTTTCATCATTATTATGATGTCGATGTTTTCTTCTGAAATCATCCTGCCTATGTTCATGCAGGGACCACTTGCTTTAACAGCTGCTACAGCCGGGCTTGTGCTGCTTCCCGGAAGCTTACTAAATGGGTTGTTCTCTCCTGTCATGGGAAAACTGTTTGACAAATTCGGCCCAAGGAAATTAATCATTCCTGCCATGGCGATCCTTATGGTCACTCTCTTTACATTAAGCAGAGTAGGTATCGATACATCTCTTTGGCAGATTATTATCTGCTATATTTTCCTCATGCTGTCGATTTCAGCTATTATGATGCCGGCCCAGACAAATGGACTTAATCAGCTTCCTAAGCAGCTTTACCCACATGGAACCGCTATTATGAATACACTGCAGCCAGTAGCAGGGGCGATCGGTGTTTCTGTTTTTATCAGCCTGATGACGGCAAAGCAGGATCACTACTTAGCGAATGCAGAAAACCCTGATTCTCCCCAAGTTTTAACCCAGGCTTTCGTTTCAGGGGTAGAATTCGTTTATATTACAGCTTTCGGGGTAGCAGTTCTAGGTTTTGTTGTTTCGTTATTTATTCAAAAAGCAGTTCCTTCAGATATACCGTCAAAGAAAACACATTAA
- a CDS encoding endonuclease produces MRAVKSFFVVFVSTLMLFGGSSVTKAAPVLSVQDAMNESNGTDVTLEGYIVGVPTAVDYVQQSDFTSNYALALADDPDETSVSNMILVKLDSEYRSEFGLQNHPEHMGDYLRVSGTRDDYFSHEGVEYVTSIETASDGSGSGNDGDTGGSGGTYDGSYYDSVEGMTGQTLKNSLNDLIDQHAELTYDEVWDALRHTDEDPANTSNVVLLYSGRSQSKYTNGGGVDEWNREHVWAKSHGDFGTAMGPGTDLHHLRPTDVTVNSSRGNLDFDDGGSAVSEAPGTYSDSDSWEPRDEVKGDVARMIFYMAVRYEGEHSGEPDLEISDYVNTSGAHLGRLSTLLEWNEEDPVSDFERNRNNIIYDDYQGNRNPFVDHPEYADMIW; encoded by the coding sequence ATGCGTGCCGTGAAAAGCTTTTTCGTAGTGTTTGTCAGTACGTTAATGTTATTTGGAGGAAGTAGTGTTACCAAAGCTGCCCCGGTTTTATCCGTACAAGATGCCATGAATGAATCGAATGGAACAGATGTAACATTGGAAGGTTACATTGTAGGAGTGCCGACTGCAGTAGACTATGTACAACAAAGTGATTTTACGAGTAATTATGCTTTGGCTTTAGCTGATGACCCAGATGAGACCTCTGTAAGTAATATGATTTTAGTGAAATTGGATTCTGAATATCGCAGCGAATTCGGCCTTCAAAACCATCCTGAACATATGGGTGATTACCTTCGGGTAAGTGGGACGAGAGACGATTACTTCAGTCATGAAGGTGTAGAATACGTGACTTCCATTGAGACGGCATCCGATGGCTCCGGTAGTGGGAATGATGGAGACACCGGCGGAAGCGGAGGTACATACGATGGGAGCTATTATGATAGTGTGGAAGGAATGACAGGGCAAACGTTAAAAAATAGTTTGAATGATTTAATTGATCAGCATGCAGAATTAACTTATGACGAGGTATGGGACGCCTTACGTCATACAGATGAAGACCCGGCCAATACCAGCAACGTTGTCCTCCTCTATTCTGGCCGTTCTCAATCTAAATACACCAATGGCGGCGGCGTAGATGAGTGGAACCGTGAACATGTATGGGCCAAATCCCATGGTGACTTTGGTACAGCGATGGGACCGGGAACTGACCTCCATCATTTAAGACCAACAGATGTAACGGTAAATTCAAGCCGGGGAAATCTGGATTTTGATGATGGTGGATCAGCCGTATCAGAGGCCCCTGGGACATACAGTGACTCTGATTCCTGGGAACCCCGCGATGAAGTGAAAGGTGACGTGGCACGCATGATCTTTTACATGGCTGTACGGTATGAAGGGGAGCATTCAGGTGAACCAGATTTGGAAATATCAGACTATGTGAACACTTCAGGTGCTCATTTAGGGAGACTATCTACTTTGCTTGAGTGGAATGAAGAAGATCCGGTAAGCGATTTTGAAAGAAACCGGAACAATATCATTTATGATGACTATCAGGGAAACCGCAATCCATTTGTAGATCATCCAGAATACGCAGACATGATTTGGTAA